The following proteins come from a genomic window of Maribacter algicola:
- the pyrR gene encoding bifunctional pyr operon transcriptional regulator/uracil phosphoribosyltransferase PyrR: MGQKVLLSSKEINIILHRLACQLLENHEDFKDTVLIGIQPRGIYVAERLVKILLEEYKVKHIDLGFLDITFYRDDFRRGEKTLEATKTKINFLVEDKKVVLIDDVLYTGRSINAALTALQSFGRPREVELLTLIDRRFSRHLPIQPNYRGRQVDAIDNEKVKVMWEENDGEDIIYLINR; encoded by the coding sequence ATGGGTCAAAAAGTCTTACTCTCTTCCAAGGAAATAAATATCATCCTACATCGTTTGGCCTGTCAACTGCTTGAAAATCACGAAGATTTTAAGGATACGGTACTCATTGGGATACAACCCAGGGGAATTTATGTTGCTGAAAGACTGGTTAAAATTCTATTGGAAGAGTATAAGGTGAAGCACATAGATTTAGGTTTTTTGGATATTACCTTTTATCGAGACGATTTTAGGAGGGGCGAAAAAACCTTGGAGGCGACCAAGACGAAAATCAATTTTTTGGTAGAGGATAAAAAAGTGGTTCTAATTGATGATGTGCTGTATACTGGCCGTAGTATCAATGCAGCGTTAACGGCCCTGCAATCCTTTGGAAGACCTAGGGAAGTTGAGCTCTTGACCCTAATTGATAGAAGGTTCAGCAGACATCTTCCCATACAGCCAAATTATAGGGGAAGACAGGTGGATGCCATAGACAACGAGAAGGTAAAAGTGATGTGGGAAGAAAATGACGGGGAGGATATAATTTATTTGATAAATAGGTAA
- the rpsA gene encoding 30S ribosomal protein S1 encodes MAEEKTTAEVEETTEATTQEAAQETPKQDPQEFLENFNWEKYEQGIERVDDSKLKEFEELVAENFVDTADEEVVEGTVVYLTDREAIIDINAKSEGVISLNEFRYNPNLKVGDKVEVLIDIREDKSGQLVLSHRKARTIKAWDRVNAAHDKEEIVSGFVKCRTKGGMIVDVFGIEAFLPGSQIDVKPIRDYDQYVNKTMEFKVVKINHEFKNVVVSHKALIEADIEEQKKEIISQLEKGQVLEGVVKNITSYGVFIDLGGVDGLVHITDLSWSRINHPNEVVELDQKLNVVILDFDENKSRIQLGLKQLEKHPWEALSDEIKVGDKVKGKVVVIADYGAFIEVVEGVEGLIHVSEMSWSTHLRSAQDFVKVGDEVEAVVLTLDREDRKMSLGIKQLTPDPWTDITSKYPVGSRHKGIVRNFTNFGVFVELEEGIDGLIYISDLSWTKKIKHPSEFTNVGDTLEVEVLELDVEGRKLSLGHKQTTENPWDKYEEEFAVGTVHKATIADVVDKGATIDFNEDITAFIPQRHLEKEDGKKLGRGDEAEFKIIEFNKDFKRVVASHTAIFREEEQRNVKAAAQRQAVAADEAKPTLGDANDALQALKDKMEADSKKKK; translated from the coding sequence ATGGCTGAAGAAAAAACAACAGCGGAAGTAGAAGAAACTACAGAAGCTACTACACAAGAAGCTGCACAGGAAACCCCTAAGCAGGACCCACAGGAGTTTTTGGAAAATTTCAACTGGGAAAAGTACGAGCAAGGAATCGAACGAGTAGATGATTCCAAGCTAAAGGAATTTGAAGAATTGGTTGCCGAAAATTTCGTGGATACTGCCGATGAGGAAGTAGTGGAAGGAACGGTAGTGTATTTGACAGATAGAGAGGCAATTATCGATATCAATGCCAAGTCTGAAGGCGTAATCTCCTTGAACGAGTTTCGTTACAACCCTAATTTAAAGGTTGGTGACAAGGTTGAGGTGTTGATCGATATCCGTGAGGACAAAAGCGGACAGTTAGTTTTGTCTCACAGAAAGGCACGTACCATCAAAGCTTGGGATAGGGTAAATGCAGCTCATGACAAGGAAGAAATCGTATCCGGTTTTGTTAAGTGCAGAACTAAAGGAGGTATGATTGTGGATGTATTCGGTATTGAGGCGTTCTTGCCAGGTTCACAAATAGACGTGAAGCCTATCAGGGACTACGATCAATACGTAAACAAAACAATGGAATTCAAAGTTGTTAAAATCAACCACGAGTTCAAAAACGTTGTTGTTTCGCACAAAGCACTTATTGAAGCGGACATCGAGGAACAGAAAAAAGAAATCATCAGCCAGTTAGAGAAAGGACAGGTATTGGAAGGCGTTGTTAAGAACATTACTTCCTACGGTGTCTTTATCGACCTTGGTGGTGTTGACGGACTTGTTCATATTACGGACCTTTCTTGGAGTAGGATCAACCACCCGAACGAGGTTGTTGAACTTGACCAGAAATTGAACGTTGTTATTCTTGATTTTGATGAGAATAAATCCAGAATCCAACTAGGTCTTAAGCAATTGGAAAAACATCCTTGGGAGGCCCTAAGTGATGAAATTAAGGTTGGCGATAAGGTTAAAGGTAAAGTGGTTGTTATTGCAGACTACGGCGCCTTTATAGAAGTTGTTGAAGGTGTTGAAGGTTTGATCCACGTTTCTGAAATGTCTTGGTCCACACACTTACGTTCCGCTCAGGATTTCGTAAAAGTTGGGGATGAGGTTGAGGCAGTTGTATTGACATTGGATAGGGAGGATCGTAAGATGTCCCTTGGTATCAAGCAATTGACGCCAGACCCTTGGACAGATATCACTTCTAAATATCCGGTAGGTTCCAGACATAAAGGTATCGTTCGTAATTTTACCAACTTTGGCGTTTTTGTTGAGTTGGAAGAAGGTATCGACGGTCTTATCTATATTTCCGATTTATCTTGGACCAAGAAAATCAAACATCCATCTGAGTTCACCAACGTAGGTGATACCTTAGAGGTAGAGGTGTTGGAATTGGATGTGGAAGGACGTAAGTTGAGTTTGGGTCACAAACAGACCACTGAAAATCCATGGGATAAATATGAGGAGGAGTTCGCTGTTGGAACCGTCCACAAAGCAACTATCGCCGATGTAGTGGACAAAGGTGCTACCATAGACTTTAATGAGGATATCACCGCCTTTATTCCACAGCGTCACCTTGAAAAGGAAGATGGTAAAAAACTAGGACGAGGCGATGAGGCTGAATTCAAGATCATTGAGTTCAATAAGGACTTCAAGCGAGTTGTAGCTAGTCATACCGCTATCTTCAGGGAAGAGGAACAACGCAATGTAAAAGCGGCAGCACAAAGACAGGCTGTTGCGGCAGATGAGGCAAAACCGACCCTTGGGGATGCCAACGATGCCTTGCAAGCGTTAAAGGATAAAATGGAAGCGGATTCCAAAAAGAAGAAGTAA
- a CDS encoding TonB-dependent receptor plug domain-containing protein yields MKKIVPSIVLGLLTIFLVQSYSELSQEYVLLEKIKTRLVDYRQNRAPEKTYLHTDKDVYTNGDTIWFKTYLLDGITHDVSSKSKVIYVDLVNDRDSVVAQRKLFANDKSVAGDIQIDEKIPQGTYTLRTYTKYMLNEEEPLIYQKRIPILVQKLEQGSSLDGSMPYRSLEGFGATTPQSVSGIPKIKFYPEGGDLVSELPGTIGIEVLDDNGNGVALKGDIISSEDEIVTSFESHEFGLGRVRFIPREGRKYRANFTVDCKEYAYPLPESVSSGYLLNLQNREDHILVQVASSPDRTLEGTLLVGHLRGDLIFKRIGEPSDKSSYATKIFTSELKDGVAHFTLFASNGEPLAERLVFIDDPKNDAQMAFSAPAKVYGKREKVNLAVVLTDADGSPLKGDFSVGVVSKNGIDQSHANSFKSWLLLNSDLGGRIADPEFFFEDGSKHRKFLLDALMLTRGWRRFVWKDMLSDSLARLPKISPEKGIMVRGKTTKFNLPNRPKETSVTLNLYGVDLINSKQKTTEKGQFSFGPFYFTDSLEATVEAHDSLAKWDSKKSNFSIALEEQWPRVATTTKGQQAQNTIQLLREYAKEEYQRKVTDYMYDPVGVTQLEEVTVTDKDKRLTRHQMATNSNPTARMTTGPFSSRLFREDVLGNEAMSAIDLLNRVAGVYVTGSYPMQQIRIMGTRNTIFAGGDPLILVNGTTSTVDFLQQLRAIEIEFIDVVKGPDLAFFGSRGANGVIGIYTNKSYEELVAQEQYPGVVSFMVPGFNKTREFYVPDYYEGDPRKPDYRTTLFWNPDLTFSNAGLSSVDFFTGDKTGMFQVRVEGITEDGRPMAGLYDIEVVNE; encoded by the coding sequence ATGAAAAAAATTGTCCCTTCGATTGTTTTAGGCCTCCTAACCATTTTTTTGGTCCAGTCCTATTCGGAACTTTCCCAAGAGTATGTTTTGCTGGAAAAAATAAAGACCAGGCTCGTTGACTATAGGCAGAATCGAGCCCCGGAAAAAACCTACCTCCATACGGACAAGGACGTTTACACCAATGGCGATACCATATGGTTCAAGACCTATCTTCTTGATGGGATAACACACGACGTTTCAAGTAAAAGCAAGGTTATCTACGTTGACCTGGTAAATGACCGTGATAGTGTTGTGGCCCAGCGAAAGTTGTTCGCGAATGACAAGAGCGTTGCAGGGGATATTCAAATAGACGAGAAAATCCCCCAGGGAACCTACACCTTACGAACCTACACTAAATATATGCTCAATGAGGAGGAACCTTTGATATACCAAAAAAGGATTCCCATTTTGGTTCAAAAACTGGAGCAAGGATCAAGTTTGGACGGCTCAATGCCATATAGGTCCTTAGAAGGATTTGGGGCCACTACGCCTCAATCCGTTTCCGGAATCCCAAAAATCAAGTTTTATCCCGAGGGAGGCGATTTGGTCTCAGAACTTCCAGGAACTATTGGTATCGAGGTTTTGGACGATAACGGAAACGGTGTTGCCCTGAAAGGTGACATCATAAGTTCCGAAGATGAAATAGTAACAAGCTTTGAGTCCCATGAATTCGGTTTGGGAAGGGTTCGGTTCATCCCAAGGGAAGGCAGAAAATACCGCGCCAATTTTACCGTGGATTGCAAGGAATATGCCTACCCATTGCCTGAGTCGGTTTCCTCCGGGTATCTATTAAATCTCCAAAACAGGGAGGACCACATCTTGGTCCAAGTGGCCAGTAGCCCTGACCGTACTTTGGAAGGTACTCTTTTGGTAGGCCATCTGCGCGGCGATCTCATTTTCAAGAGAATCGGGGAGCCTTCGGATAAATCGTCCTATGCCACAAAGATTTTTACGAGTGAGTTGAAAGATGGCGTGGCGCACTTTACCTTGTTTGCATCCAATGGGGAACCGCTGGCGGAACGTTTGGTATTTATAGACGATCCAAAAAACGATGCTCAAATGGCTTTCTCCGCTCCGGCCAAAGTCTATGGGAAAAGGGAAAAGGTGAATCTCGCCGTGGTACTGACCGATGCCGACGGCAGCCCGTTGAAAGGGGATTTCTCCGTGGGTGTCGTTTCCAAAAATGGCATTGACCAAAGCCATGCCAACTCATTTAAAAGTTGGCTGCTCCTCAATTCGGATCTAGGGGGAAGGATAGCCGATCCCGAATTTTTCTTCGAGGACGGTTCCAAGCACCGTAAGTTTTTGTTGGACGCCTTGATGCTTACCCGGGGTTGGCGAAGGTTCGTTTGGAAGGACATGCTTTCGGACAGTTTGGCGCGGTTGCCAAAAATTTCCCCGGAAAAAGGTATCATGGTACGGGGAAAGACCACTAAGTTCAATCTGCCGAATAGGCCAAAGGAGACATCCGTTACCCTGAATTTGTACGGGGTTGATCTGATCAATTCAAAGCAAAAAACAACTGAGAAAGGCCAATTCTCCTTTGGGCCCTTTTATTTTACGGATAGCCTGGAGGCCACAGTAGAGGCACATGATTCCCTTGCTAAATGGGACTCGAAAAAAAGTAATTTTTCCATTGCCCTAGAGGAACAATGGCCAAGGGTGGCCACAACCACAAAGGGGCAACAGGCCCAAAACACGATTCAACTATTAAGGGAATACGCCAAGGAAGAATACCAAAGAAAGGTTACGGACTATATGTACGACCCGGTCGGTGTGACCCAATTGGAAGAGGTAACGGTCACCGATAAGGACAAAAGGTTGACCAGACACCAAATGGCGACCAATTCGAATCCTACAGCCAGAATGACCACAGGTCCATTTTCAAGTCGGCTTTTCAGGGAAGATGTACTAGGGAACGAAGCAATGAGTGCCATAGATTTATTGAATAGAGTTGCGGGAGTTTATGTAACTGGTTCTTATCCAATGCAACAAATAAGAATAATGGGTACTAGGAATACCATTTTCGCAGGTGGAGATCCCTTGATTCTGGTAAATGGTACTACCTCAACTGTGGACTTTCTTCAACAATTAAGGGCAATAGAAATAGAATTTATAGATGTGGTCAAAGGGCCTGATCTCGCCTTTTTTGGATCCAGAGGAGCAAACGGGGTCATTGGCATTTACACGAACAAATCCTATGAAGAGTTAGTCGCACAGGAACAATACCCTGGTGTGGTATCGTTTATGGTCCCTGGCTTTAATAAAACGAGGGAATTCTATGTCCCTGACTATTACGAAGGGGACCCAAGAAAACCTGATTATCGTACAACACTGTTTTGGAACCCTGATTTGACCTTTAGTAATGCAGGACTATCCAGTGTGGACTTCTTTACAGGGGACAAAACCGGAATGTTCCAGGTAAGGGTGGAAGGCATTACAGAGGATGGAAGGCCCATGGCTGGACTTTATGATATTGAGGTGGTCAATGAGTAA